The nucleotide window AAGATAAAAGAAGATATTATTAAAAAATATTCTGTAAAAGGATTCTTAAATGATATTTTTACTTATACTGAATCACATTAAAGTTATATAAAAAAGATGTTGTTAAAATAACTCTATTATTACACCCTCTATCTTAATTTTGATGTTAAGAGTGTATTAAAGCTTACAACATCTTTTTATTATGCCAATTATTCACGAACTTCCTTAAAATACCTGTCAACTGCATCTTTCCAATGTGGAATTGTTTCAGCTAATTTTTCCTTTATTTTTTTACAATTTAGTTTACTGAATTTAGGTCTTTTGGCAACAGATAAAGTTTCATCTGTTTTTATAGGACTTAAAGTTCCCTGCCAAGAAATTTTTTCTAAAATATATTTTGCAAAGTCGAATTTTGACACTATACCATCATTAGTAAAATGGTATATACCTGATTCTGCATTTTTATTTATAAGTTTCCAGCTAAAATCAGCTAAATCTTTTGCATATGTAGGTGATGAAATCTGATCATCAACTACAAAAATCTCATTTTGATTTTTACTAGCTTGAATTATTTTCTCTATAAAATTATTCCCCTTCCCAAATAACCAAGAAGTTCTAATTATATAGACTTTAGAGCTACTTTCTGTGTTTTCATAAGCCTCCATAATTAAACTTTCACCTTCAAATTTTGACTGGGCATAATTTGAAAGTGGCATAAGTTCATCTTCTTCTGAAAAACCAATGCTATTATTATATAAATAGTCTTGTATTTGCCCATTAAAAACAAAGTCAGTGGAGTATGTAATAAAATTTGCTCCTATTTCCATAGCAATCAATGCTAAATTAACGGGAACTTCCATATTTAACTTAAAACATTCTTCACTATCTTCTTCAGCTTTATCTACATCATTATATGCAGCACAATTAATTATTGTATTGATATTTTTAAATTTATGAGTATCTAATATAAGCTTTCTAGTTATATCTTTTTTAGTTATGTCCAGTTCATTTTTATCAATAGCAATAAAATCTAAACCCAATTTATTAAATAACTCTTTAAAGCTTGTACCAAGTTGGCCATTGGCCCCTAATAATAATATCATATTTATTCCTCCCTTTATATTACTCAATAATTATGTCTTTTACTTCTAAATGTTTATATTGAAAACTCGAATCAGGTATCATATAATCCCCGTATAACTCTTTTAAAAAAAGATCTGTGTTGTTAGGAACATTATATTCTCTACCCTCAAAACTAAGTTTTTTTAATGGAAAAATTTCAGATGTTTCTTTTATAAAAATTTTATAATCCGATTCAAAAGCTCTCCCTATAAATTTATCTCTTCTTTTTGAAACAAATAAATTTTTAAATTTTTCTCTCCTTATAATTTCTCTCGATAGTTTTCCTCTTAAAGAAATAAGTAAATTATTTATATAGGTATTTATTTTTCTTCCCCTTTTCTCTTTTCTTAATTCTATAAAATATCTGTCTATGAAAGGAATTATCCCTTTTTTAGGGTAATAATCAAAAGGAAAAATATCAATCCATATTCTTACTTTTTGATTTCTTGAAGATAAAACAAATATATTTTTACTAATTATTTTTATAAATCTATTTCTTCTATGGAATATAAGTTCGTAAGGAGCATCTTTATAATAAGTTCTATATATTTTCTGGAATTTTTCATAACTTTCTCTATCCATAGCGATATCAATATCATCATCCCAAGGTATAAACCCTTGATGACGAACAGCTCCAAGTAAAGTTCCTCCATCTAGCCAGTATAATAGTTTATATTTTTCACATATTGAAACGACAAACTTTAAAATTTCTATTTCTAAAATTTGTAACTCTCTTAATTTACTCATTTTAAAAACTCCTAAGTCATTATCTTTTAAAATTTTTTTAAAAAAGTTAAAAATATTTTTTATTTTCTATATATTTGTGTCAATTATATCTGCATAAGACTTATCAATTTTCTTTAAATCTTCAAGACTGTCTATCTCATATATATCAGTTGATTTGAGCTTTTCAACAGCAATATCAAAATCATGAATATTCTCTTGAATGATATGATCCCAGAAATAATTTTTAAGCTTTTTTTCATCTTTTATATATGTTTCAGCGTATTTAGATATTTTCTTTGAATCCTCTTCTATAAAATATGAAACTCCAGATAATATATAGTTATTTATTCCACCATTAATATCAATGGCTTTAACTTTTTCATTTTCAAGTTTAAGTTGCCATTCATCATTTTTGTAATCTAATTTTTTTGCAAAGTAAGTAGAAGAAATTAAATTCTTAAATATGTTTTTAGTCAAGAAAATATCTCCTTCAAGAATAAAAGAATCCTTTAAAAAATTTCTTATTAAATATAAAGAATAAATATTGTTATATTCTTTATATTTTTCATTAAAAATAAGAATAATTTTAGCTTCATTCAAATATTTTTTAACTAGATAATAAAATTTTTCTTTTTTATAGCCTACCACAATTATAATTTCTTTTATTCCTTTATTTATTAGATATTCAATACTTGTTTCTATAATCGGTTTTCCATTAACTTTTATTAGAGGCTTTGGAGTATTGTCTGTTAAAGGTTTTAATCTAGTACCCATCCCAGCTGATAAAATAATTGCATTCATTATAAATTATTCTCCTTCAAAAGTTTAAAAATTTAATAAAGCTGATAAAGTAACTTAGAAAATTTTTCTAAATTTTATATTATCTTTTAGTGATACTATATTTCTTTATTTTATAAAGTTTGATTTTTAACATTTGGCACATCAATTATTATACTAAGTGTGATTATTACAAAGATTAATTGATAAATTTTTTCAAAATAAAAAATAGGCTCAGCTAAACCATACAAATGCGAAAATATGAATATTGTAATTGTCATCAATTTTATAGTTTTTTTCAGTTCATCATTTTCTAAAAAATAATTTCTAATTAACTTATAGAATAAAGTTAATAGAAACAAAATATAAATTAATAGTGTTACCAAACCCTGTGTGACAGCAGTTTCAATAAATATATTATGAAAATGGATGTACTCTCCTGAAGGATTTAGGGCTGCATCTCTTCCTTTATATTTAAAGAAGCCTTCACCTTTTATTATATTTTTTTTACTTAATTCTATACCCTCTTTAAATAATATATATCTTTCATCTTTTTTTATTTTTTCTATTGAGGTAATACTACTATTTATTCTATTTATTGCATTAATTTGAATTGGATTTTTTAATATCAAAAAGCTAAAAAAAATGAATCCTCCAAATATAATTAAACCCTTTTTAAAATTTTTAATAAATGAAATAAATACTAAACTTATTGGAAGCATTAAAAATGTATTTCTCGACTGAGTTTTTAAAATTAAGATAACAACAACTAAAGTATACATAAATAATAAAAACTTTAAATATTTATTTTTATAATATATTAAGGAAAAAATACCTATTATAAAATATATGCCAATTTCTAATGCATAAATTGTAGGATAGGAACTTCCTGATATTCTATAGCTTTCTAAGGTATTATAATGTATGAAAATATCCTTTAGTCCATATATTATTGAAGGAAAAGATGTAAAGAGTAAAATAGGAAGAATATACTTTATATATTTTTTATTTAACTTATAATTTAAACAAATAAGGAGAAATCCCAAACTGAATATAGTTGCATGTGTATATACATAAAATCTTGATTCGCCTTTTGAATCAGAAAAGAAAAATGAAATACTTACCAGAATAACATATAGAAAACCTAAGATAATCTCTTTTTTATATAAAATATACTTATCATGGTATTTCAACCTTATAGACCATAGTAAAATAAAAAACATTATAAGAACAGCTATTTTATCTTTAGTATCTCCACCTCTTCGTGACAAAAAGAAAAGAAAGACTATTCCTAAAAAATTTATTATCTTTTCTATATCTATATCTTTAAATCTATTCATTTTTTCTCCTAAAATTTTCTTCCCAATGATTATTTCATACCTTAAAAAATTGCTCTAATCTATAAATAATCATATTTTCCATCCTTTATCCCTCAATTCCTTTTTTTTCTTTTTTATCCAACTGACCCACTTTAGTCTTTTAAATTTTTTAACTGATAAAGCAAAATAGTAAGAAAAATTTTTCTTATATGGATATTTCATCTCAAGATAATTTTCCTGCATTGTCAACATATCATAATAAGCCCTATAATTTGTTAAACCAATTTTTTTAGCCTGAGTATCTAAAATTCTAATATTGTCATCCTTGTCCACTAAAAAATTTGTTGGATTAAAATCTCCATGATAATATCCTAGTCTATGTATCTCCTGCATCTTTTTTATAAGACTATCCAATTCTAAATTATTCAGTTCCCTTCTCTCTTCAACATATTCAAATAAAATTGCAGAAAAAATTATAAAATTTTTCCTTCTTTTAACAATAGCTAAAAAAGGCTGTACATATTCTTTTATATTTAATTCAAAAATTAACTTATTAACATTTATTAAAGTATTTAAGGCTTCACCATTTTTAAAGAAACTCATAATTTGTCTTTGTGGAATTCTAAATTCATTTCGTGGCTCTTTATAGATAAATTTAACTTTATCTACTTCAATTAGTGAAACATAATTCCGCTTTGTATTCTTAATTTTTTTTAATTCTATGAAATCATTATCTAAAATCTTTTTCCCAATTTCAGAATAATATTCATCAAAGTAATAGAGCCTGTATCCTTTATAATCCAATTTTTTTAATTTTTTCATATTCTACCTTATATTACAATAATTTTTTAAAATATATGAACTATTTGTGCTTCATATATTTTTTTTAAATTTTCATCCTTTATTTCTTTATCAATAACACCGCTAACTTCATTGACAGCTTTATTTTCTACATCCATTTTTTCCTTAGCATTCTTTAAGAACCATTCATATTCTATATCTAAATGACCAATATCTACAGCTTGAAAACCTAGTTTTGATAAATCAAAAGCTAATATTGTTGCTGTTGGTCCAAGTGCCAACAAAATAAGTGAATTCTTATCCAAAGACTTACTTTTTTCTAATATTTGATCATATATGCTGTATGCATTTTTAGCTGGACATAGTATCCTAGTGACATTCTTAGCAGAGGATAGCAAGTCATTACCAAGTGCAAATCTGGTATTTATCCCCTCTATTATAACTATATTCCTATCTTCAAATAAATTTCTAAATTTTTTTAAAACTTCTCTACATTCACTTTTATCTATATAGGGCATATAAAATCTGCTAATCATAGCATCATAATACACTTTTTCCCTATCTAAAAAAGGTAAAATATATTTTTTATTTTTTAAATAATACCTACTCCAAAAAATTTGCTCTTCCTTTCTTAAATTTGAAATATCTATAAAAGTTGAAGGAATAGCGACCAGATGCTTTTTTTCATTTGAAACTAATATTTCTTTTAACCTTTTTCGCATATTTTCATCATAGTCTTGAAATTTAATTCCATCTTTTTTTTCTCTATAAATAAGTGAGAATTCTCCATCTCCATATCTACTGATAGAGTATCCTTCTAAAATTTTATTTAGTGTTTCT belongs to Fusobacterium russii ATCC 25533 and includes:
- a CDS encoding LicD family protein; protein product: MSKLRELQILEIEILKFVVSICEKYKLLYWLDGGTLLGAVRHQGFIPWDDDIDIAMDRESYEKFQKIYRTYYKDAPYELIFHRRNRFIKIISKNIFVLSSRNQKVRIWIDIFPFDYYPKKGIIPFIDRYFIELRKEKRGRKINTYINNLLISLRGKLSREIIRREKFKNLFVSKRRDKFIGRAFESDYKIFIKETSEIFPLKKLSFEGREYNVPNNTDLFLKELYGDYMIPDSSFQYKHLEVKDIIIE
- a CDS encoding CTP--phosphocholine cytidylyltransferase; translated protein: MNAIILSAGMGTRLKPLTDNTPKPLIKVNGKPIIETSIEYLINKGIKEIIIVVGYKKEKFYYLVKKYLNEAKIILIFNEKYKEYNNIYSLYLIRNFLKDSFILEGDIFLTKNIFKNLISSTYFAKKLDYKNDEWQLKLENEKVKAIDINGGINNYILSGVSYFIEEDSKKISKYAETYIKDEKKLKNYFWDHIIQENIHDFDIAVEKLKSTDIYEIDSLEDLKKIDKSYADIIDTNI
- a CDS encoding GT-D fold domain-containing glycosyltransferase, with amino-acid sequence MRIKFLKILNKNLYCFFNKCQIKFQKKPRHIIVNKLETLNKILEGYSISRYGDGEFSLIYREKKDGIKFQDYDENMRKRLKEILVSNEKKHLVAIPSTFIDISNLRKEEQIFWSRYYLKNKKYILPFLDREKVYYDAMISRFYMPYIDKSECREVLKKFRNLFEDRNIVIIEGINTRFALGNDLLSSAKNVTRILCPAKNAYSIYDQILEKSKSLDKNSLILLALGPTATILAFDLSKLGFQAVDIGHLDIEYEWFLKNAKEKMDVENKAVNEVSGVIDKEIKDENLKKIYEAQIVHIF
- a CDS encoding LPS biosynthesis protein — protein: MKKLKKLDYKGYRLYYFDEYYSEIGKKILDNDFIELKKIKNTKRNYVSLIEVDKVKFIYKEPRNEFRIPQRQIMSFFKNGEALNTLINVNKLIFELNIKEYVQPFLAIVKRRKNFIIFSAILFEYVEERRELNNLELDSLIKKMQEIHRLGYYHGDFNPTNFLVDKDDNIRILDTQAKKIGLTNYRAYYDMLTMQENYLEMKYPYKKNFSYYFALSVKKFKRLKWVSWIKKKKKELRDKGWKI
- the rfbD gene encoding dTDP-4-dehydrorhamnose reductase; this translates as MILLLGANGQLGTSFKELFNKLGLDFIAIDKNELDITKKDITRKLILDTHKFKNINTIINCAAYNDVDKAEEDSEECFKLNMEVPVNLALIAMEIGANFITYSTDFVFNGQIQDYLYNNSIGFSEEDELMPLSNYAQSKFEGESLIMEAYENTESSSKVYIIRTSWLFGKGNNFIEKIIQASKNQNEIFVVDDQISSPTYAKDLADFSWKLINKNAESGIYHFTNDGIVSKFDFAKYILEKISWQGTLSPIKTDETLSVAKRPKFSKLNCKKIKEKLAETIPHWKDAVDRYFKEVRE
- a CDS encoding O-antigen ligase family protein, which encodes MNRFKDIDIEKIINFLGIVFLFFLSRRGGDTKDKIAVLIMFFILLWSIRLKYHDKYILYKKEIILGFLYVILVSISFFFSDSKGESRFYVYTHATIFSLGFLLICLNYKLNKKYIKYILPILLFTSFPSIIYGLKDIFIHYNTLESYRISGSSYPTIYALEIGIYFIIGIFSLIYYKNKYLKFLLFMYTLVVVILILKTQSRNTFLMLPISLVFISFIKNFKKGLIIFGGFIFFSFLILKNPIQINAINRINSSITSIEKIKKDERYILFKEGIELSKKNIIKGEGFFKYKGRDAALNPSGEYIHFHNIFIETAVTQGLVTLLIYILFLLTLFYKLIRNYFLENDELKKTIKLMTITIFIFSHLYGLAEPIFYFEKIYQLIFVIITLSIIIDVPNVKNQTL